A window from Exiguobacterium marinum DSM 16307 encodes these proteins:
- a CDS encoding ABC transporter ATP-binding protein, translated as MIQLQNVNKIYKTGDVETAALKDIDLTIRDGAFVVILGPSGSGKSTLLNVISGLDTVTSGKITFGDTILTDLSTEQMTSFRRDHLGFIFQQYNLLQNLTVYENVQLGSDLSKDPLSIDDLLEQVGLAAARDKYPYQLSGGEQQRVSVARSLAKNPALVFCDEPTGSLDEENSKKVLELLERLNETYKKTIVVITHNNGISEMADDVIKMNSGRITEVTHHDIRVAARDIHWG; from the coding sequence ATGATTCAACTACAGAACGTCAATAAAATCTATAAGACAGGCGATGTGGAAACAGCCGCCTTGAAAGACATCGACCTCACCATCCGTGATGGCGCGTTCGTCGTGATTCTTGGTCCGAGCGGAAGTGGGAAAAGTACACTACTCAATGTCATCAGTGGGCTCGACACCGTCACATCCGGCAAAATCACGTTCGGGGACACCATCCTGACTGATTTGTCTACTGAGCAGATGACGTCATTTCGACGCGATCACCTCGGCTTTATCTTTCAACAATACAACCTCCTTCAAAACTTGACCGTCTATGAGAACGTGCAACTCGGATCCGATCTATCGAAAGACCCACTCTCGATCGATGACCTGCTCGAACAGGTCGGACTCGCGGCAGCACGTGATAAATACCCGTATCAATTGTCCGGTGGCGAACAGCAACGCGTCTCGGTCGCCCGTAGCCTTGCTAAAAATCCGGCCCTCGTCTTTTGTGATGAACCGACGGGGTCGCTCGACGAAGAAAATTCGAAAAAGGTGCTTGAGCTGTTAGAGCGTTTGAACGAGACATACAAAAAAACAATTGTCGTCATCACGCACAACAATGGCATCAGTGAGATGGCAGACGATGTCATCAAGATGAACTCCGGTCGAATCACTGAAGTGACCCACCATGACATCCGGGTCGCGGCACGGGACATCCATTGGGGATAA
- a CDS encoding DegV family protein, translating to MKIAYITDSTIVLPDALTKHPDIHIVPLYVVKGDQPYKDGIEVDATTVYEWIDAGERVSTSQPAIGDFVTLYEKLKEEYDMGIAIHLSSDLSGTYSASVQGAEIANFKLLAIDSRAGIYTMGLMLEELIERVERGDALEDVEAYMKVRVEDVRIELTIQNLTQMQKGGRISKSKALIGNMLQLKPVLRFEDGLIVPYQTVRTYKKAQAHLFEVLRAAIESGECQDVSIFHGNVPELAEEWKQRLGDTIPIRVDTLAPLLGAHTGSGSIGISYVKAK from the coding sequence ATGAAGATTGCCTATATTACAGACAGCACAATTGTCCTTCCGGATGCTTTAACGAAACATCCTGACATCCATATCGTTCCACTTTACGTCGTCAAAGGGGATCAACCGTATAAAGACGGAATCGAAGTCGATGCGACAACCGTATACGAGTGGATCGATGCGGGGGAGCGCGTGTCGACGAGTCAGCCTGCAATCGGAGACTTTGTCACGCTCTATGAAAAATTGAAAGAAGAGTATGACATGGGAATCGCGATTCACTTGTCATCGGACTTAAGCGGGACGTATTCGGCATCTGTACAAGGGGCCGAGATTGCGAACTTTAAATTACTCGCCATCGATTCACGGGCAGGCATCTACACGATGGGACTCATGCTTGAGGAGTTGATTGAACGGGTCGAACGAGGCGATGCGCTCGAAGACGTAGAAGCCTACATGAAGGTGCGCGTCGAGGACGTCCGCATCGAATTGACGATTCAAAATTTGACGCAAATGCAAAAAGGCGGACGAATCTCCAAATCGAAGGCGCTCATCGGGAACATGCTTCAATTGAAACCGGTACTTCGATTTGAGGATGGGTTGATCGTTCCGTATCAAACGGTTCGCACATACAAGAAAGCACAGGCTCACTTGTTCGAAGTGTTGCGTGCGGCGATCGAGTCCGGCGAGTGTCAAGACGTTTCGATTTTTCACGGGAACGTCCCTGAACTTGCTGAGGAGTGGAAACAACGACTCGGTGACACGATTCCGATCCGAGTCGATACGCTCGCACCACTTCTCGGGGCGCATACGGGCTCCGGGTCAATCGGAATTTCTTATGTTAAAGCGAAGTAA
- the ribB gene encoding 3,4-dihydroxy-2-butanone-4-phosphate synthase — protein MFDSIERALEELRRGRPIIVVDDEDRENEGDFVVLGDKMTPETMNFLITEGKGLVCSAVAEEVAARLDLSPMVTNSTDPHGTAFTVSVDHIDSTTGISARERSHTVRELANPSSRPSDFQRPGHLFPLIAKKGGVSVRRGHTEASVDLARLAGSEPVAVICEIIREDGEMARVPDLVQVAERHGLAFITIEALVRYMETNLVTREADVALPSSKGTFRVIGYENRFDGQEHVALVTETLTDIPLVRIHSECLTGDVFGSFRCDCGPQLDAAMARIEQESGIVLYMRQEGRGIGLLNKLKAYALQEKGLDTVEANVVLGFHPDIRDYRVSAAMLRDLGVKRVRLMTNNPEKVDALESCGIMVVERVPIHVGAHEANESYRMTKQLKMNHIGG, from the coding sequence ATGTTTGATTCGATTGAACGGGCGCTTGAGGAATTGAGACGAGGACGTCCCATCATCGTCGTGGATGACGAGGACCGCGAGAATGAAGGAGATTTTGTCGTACTAGGAGACAAGATGACACCTGAGACGATGAACTTTTTGATCACGGAAGGGAAAGGGCTCGTTTGTAGCGCTGTCGCGGAAGAAGTGGCGGCACGTCTTGACCTTTCGCCGATGGTGACGAACAGTACGGACCCGCACGGTACAGCGTTTACGGTCAGTGTCGACCATATCGATTCGACGACCGGGATCTCGGCGAGGGAACGGTCTCACACTGTTCGTGAACTGGCGAACCCGTCTTCCCGTCCTTCCGACTTCCAGCGACCGGGGCATCTATTCCCACTGATTGCGAAAAAAGGCGGCGTCTCGGTTCGCCGAGGTCACACCGAAGCTTCAGTTGATTTGGCGCGTCTCGCGGGAAGTGAGCCGGTAGCAGTCATTTGTGAAATCATTCGAGAGGACGGGGAGATGGCGCGCGTACCCGATTTGGTCCAAGTCGCTGAACGTCATGGGTTGGCGTTCATCACAATCGAAGCGCTAGTCCGGTATATGGAGACAAACCTCGTCACGCGAGAAGCAGACGTAGCGCTACCCTCATCGAAAGGGACGTTTCGAGTGATTGGCTACGAGAATCGGTTTGACGGGCAGGAGCACGTAGCCCTCGTCACCGAGACGCTCACGGACATCCCGCTCGTACGCATTCATTCGGAATGTTTGACGGGTGACGTCTTCGGGTCGTTCCGGTGTGATTGTGGTCCGCAACTCGATGCCGCGATGGCACGAATCGAGCAGGAGTCAGGCATCGTGCTTTATATGCGTCAGGAAGGGCGGGGCATCGGGCTGTTGAACAAACTGAAGGCGTATGCACTTCAAGAGAAAGGATTGGATACGGTCGAGGCGAACGTGGTACTCGGGTTTCATCCGGACATTCGGGACTACCGGGTGAGCGCGGCGATGCTCCGTGACCTCGGAGTGAAGCGTGTCCGGCTCATGACAAACAACCCTGAGAAAGTCGATGCCTTGGAATCGTGTGGCATCATGGTCGTCGAACGCGTTCCGATTCATGTCGGAGCGCACGAGGCGAACGAATCGTATCGAATGACGAAACAACTCAAAATGAATCATATTGGAGGATGA
- the ribE gene encoding riboflavin synthase — MFTGIVEEIGSVKAVKRNGPSLRLVLSAAKVLDDVKLGDSIAVNGICLTVTTFDDATFSVDVMPETLKASSLEGVKPGTRVNLERAMPANGRFGGHFVSGHVDGVGRITKKRQLANAVYVDIRCERALLSYIVPKGSISVDGTSLTVFDVSERGFTLSLIPHTYSETVLGTKQTGDLVNLECDLLAKYMEKVIGQSKMTLESLAEQGYGKAGW, encoded by the coding sequence ATGTTCACGGGAATCGTAGAAGAAATCGGGTCGGTCAAAGCGGTCAAGCGCAACGGGCCATCTTTACGACTCGTCTTGTCAGCTGCGAAGGTGCTCGATGATGTGAAGCTCGGGGACAGTATTGCCGTGAATGGGATCTGTCTCACGGTGACGACGTTCGATGACGCGACGTTCTCTGTCGATGTCATGCCGGAAACGTTGAAGGCGTCGAGTTTAGAAGGGGTCAAACCGGGAACACGTGTCAATCTCGAGCGGGCGATGCCGGCGAACGGACGATTCGGCGGACATTTCGTATCCGGCCATGTCGACGGGGTCGGACGAATCACGAAGAAACGACAGCTCGCGAATGCGGTGTATGTCGATATCCGATGTGAACGTGCGCTTCTCTCCTACATCGTACCGAAAGGCTCGATTTCTGTAGACGGAACGAGCTTGACCGTGTTTGACGTGTCGGAGCGAGGATTCACACTATCGTTAATTCCACATACGTATAGTGAGACCGTTCTAGGAACGAAACAGACGGGTGATTTGGTCAATTTAGAATGTGATCTGTTAGCAAAATATATGGAAAAAGTAATCGGGCAGTCGAAGATGACACTCGAGTCGTTGGCGGAACAAGGATATGGAAAGGCGGGATGGTAA
- a CDS encoding sensor domain-containing diguanylate cyclase, translating to MQFRKYLVRSWLAWMLVFTGVTYLTIQHLDSFDWPLFWFIYTLGALFVMNPLKRRHLHFTFHEMFVFITFFLYGLAPALLMGQLLLLTFQARAFNHKVGRRRFLHFYPLNTVIESLLVLLPGLTYIGLGGRIGESVHLIQQGVAMLAFLGMLFLMLTMSFALSYFMVGERIPLPIMFRLIRFDWLVVSLELLFTMIAIEAYLLFDYVGFIVTFFVLSILKMTMSKATETEETKSKVDQVERLKEQLYRVNSEQLLIEKFWNGLRDIVEVERGWLQVNRKGERTFYDMMGRIIPSVPDAFIIERYQDVDESCFVYDSLHEWHPELQRQQQELHHSALVIPPVWGAETAVSCMVSTTANGAYETPIAVEVNRLLKTLSWSIERIDERNRLQQESLTDPLTGLHNQRALRSWTKERLNDVASYPLSLFLIDLDHFKSINDTYGHAFGDEVLIEASQLFTRNVRATDLVTRYGGEEFVFVFPRMDEAAAHLVGEKIRETLKQHDFGTEGMRITVTASIGIETIHEYEDLDTVLRHADRAMYVGAKFNGRDRVAHYHDLSTEVR from the coding sequence ATGCAATTTCGGAAGTATCTGGTTCGGAGCTGGCTCGCGTGGATGCTCGTCTTCACGGGTGTGACTTATTTGACCATCCAACACCTTGATTCGTTCGATTGGCCGTTGTTTTGGTTTATTTATACGCTTGGTGCGTTGTTTGTCATGAACCCGCTCAAACGTAGACATTTGCATTTCACGTTTCATGAGATGTTCGTCTTCATCACTTTTTTCCTGTATGGACTTGCTCCAGCTCTCCTGATGGGGCAGTTACTCCTCCTTACATTTCAGGCACGGGCCTTCAATCACAAGGTCGGACGCAGACGATTCTTGCATTTTTATCCGCTCAACACGGTGATTGAAAGTCTCCTCGTCTTGTTACCGGGACTCACCTATATTGGACTTGGAGGACGAATCGGAGAATCTGTTCACTTGATTCAACAAGGCGTAGCGATGCTCGCATTTTTAGGAATGCTCTTCCTCATGCTCACGATGAGTTTTGCCCTGTCTTACTTTATGGTCGGGGAACGAATCCCGCTACCGATCATGTTCCGTCTGATTCGTTTCGACTGGCTTGTCGTATCGCTCGAATTGTTATTTACGATGATTGCGATTGAGGCATATTTATTGTTCGATTATGTCGGCTTTATCGTCACGTTCTTCGTCTTGTCCATTTTAAAAATGACAATGTCAAAAGCGACGGAGACGGAAGAGACGAAATCCAAAGTCGACCAGGTCGAACGTTTGAAGGAACAGTTATATCGAGTAAATAGCGAGCAGCTGTTGATTGAGAAATTTTGGAACGGACTACGTGACATTGTTGAAGTAGAGCGTGGTTGGCTTCAAGTCAACAGAAAAGGGGAGCGGACGTTTTATGACATGATGGGTCGCATCATCCCGAGTGTGCCGGACGCATTTATAATCGAGCGCTATCAAGATGTAGATGAGTCGTGTTTCGTCTACGACTCGTTACATGAATGGCATCCTGAGCTGCAACGACAACAACAGGAATTGCATCACTCGGCGCTTGTCATTCCACCGGTTTGGGGAGCAGAAACGGCTGTCAGCTGCATGGTATCGACGACAGCCAACGGGGCATACGAGACACCGATTGCCGTCGAAGTGAACAGGCTCCTTAAAACGTTATCGTGGTCAATCGAGCGAATCGACGAACGCAATCGTTTGCAACAGGAGAGTTTGACGGACCCACTGACTGGATTACATAATCAGCGGGCATTACGGAGTTGGACAAAAGAACGATTAAACGATGTCGCCTCTTATCCACTCTCGCTCTTCCTCATCGATTTAGATCACTTCAAGTCAATCAACGATACGTATGGACATGCGTTCGGAGATGAGGTGTTGATTGAAGCAAGTCAACTCTTCACACGAAATGTCCGGGCGACGGATTTGGTGACACGATACGGAGGAGAAGAATTCGTGTTCGTCTTCCCGAGAATGGATGAGGCGGCAGCCCATCTAGTCGGTGAGAAGATACGGGAAACCTTGAAACAGCATGATTTTGGGACAGAAGGAATGCGAATCACCGTGACGGCGAGTATTGGGATCGAAACGATTCATGAGTATGAAGACCTCGATACGGTATTGAGGCATGCGGACAGGGCTATGTATGTCGGGGCAAAATTCAATGGACGTGACCGGGTCGCCCACTATCACGACCTATCGACAGAAGTCAGATAA
- a CDS encoding undecaprenyl-diphosphate phosphatase, with product MTVWLFYTLLGLIQGFTEPIPISSSGHLVIFQELFNIDLPGLSFEVFVNFASLLAVLTIYRKDVVRLIVSLWTFLFKKDRTDETMVDVKFIGLLLVATVPAGVLGVLFGDWIGEVLGGVATVGYTLIITGLALWFIRDMRGNKGDGGITLRDAVLIGLAQAVALIPGISRSGATIVMAMLLGIKQESALRFSFFLFIPISLGTMILDGPTLFTNPETRDLFGPLILAFIASYVLTAISLKWFQHIMAKGELKYFSYYCWIVGLLVVLFLA from the coding sequence ATGACAGTTTGGTTATTTTATACGTTGCTTGGATTGATTCAAGGTTTCACTGAGCCGATTCCGATTTCATCGAGTGGACATCTCGTTATCTTCCAAGAACTATTTAACATCGACTTGCCGGGATTGTCATTTGAAGTTTTCGTAAACTTCGCTTCGCTTCTCGCTGTCTTAACGATTTATCGAAAGGATGTTGTTCGCCTCATCGTGAGTTTGTGGACCTTCTTATTCAAAAAAGACCGAACGGACGAGACGATGGTCGATGTGAAGTTCATCGGATTACTACTCGTTGCAACGGTGCCAGCCGGTGTCCTTGGTGTCCTTTTCGGGGACTGGATCGGAGAAGTGCTCGGTGGCGTGGCGACAGTCGGGTATACGCTCATCATCACGGGACTCGCCCTTTGGTTCATCCGAGACATGCGAGGGAACAAAGGAGACGGTGGCATCACGCTTCGTGACGCCGTATTGATCGGGCTCGCGCAAGCCGTGGCACTCATTCCCGGAATCAGTCGGTCCGGGGCGACGATCGTCATGGCGATGTTACTCGGCATCAAGCAAGAATCGGCACTTCGTTTCTCGTTCTTCCTGTTCATCCCAATCAGTCTCGGGACGATGATTTTGGATGGTCCGACGCTCTTTACGAATCCGGAGACGCGTGACTTGTTCGGTCCGCTCATCCTGGCATTCATCGCATCTTACGTGTTGACGGCCATTTCGTTGAAGTGGTTCCAGCACATCATGGCGAAAGGCGAATTGAAATATTTCTCATATTATTGCTGGATTGTTGGACTTCTCGTCGTCCTCTTTCTCGCATAA
- the ribH gene encoding 6,7-dimethyl-8-ribityllumazine synthase: protein MTYTFEGNLVGEGLKIGIVVGRFNDLITMRLLDGAKDALKRHGVKEEDVSLAFVPGAFELPLVAKKMAMSQNYDAVITLGAVIRGATPHFDYVCNEAAKGIAQASYQSEVPVIFGVLTTETIEQAIERAGTKAGNKGWEAATSAIEMANLLKQV from the coding sequence ATGACCTATACATTTGAAGGAAACTTAGTTGGAGAAGGGTTAAAGATTGGAATCGTCGTAGGCCGGTTCAACGACTTGATTACGATGCGTCTGCTTGACGGGGCGAAGGATGCTTTGAAGCGTCATGGGGTGAAAGAAGAGGATGTATCGCTCGCGTTCGTCCCGGGTGCGTTCGAACTTCCCCTCGTCGCGAAAAAGATGGCGATGAGTCAAAACTATGATGCGGTCATCACGCTCGGTGCCGTCATCCGTGGTGCGACCCCACATTTTGATTACGTCTGTAACGAAGCGGCAAAAGGGATCGCACAGGCGAGCTATCAATCCGAAGTCCCGGTCATCTTCGGCGTGTTGACGACGGAGACGATTGAACAGGCGATTGAGCGTGCGGGAACAAAAGCAGGCAACAAAGGATGGGAAGCGGCGACTTCCGCCATCGAGATGGCCAATTTATTGAAACAAGTATAA
- a CDS encoding HD domain-containing phosphohydrolase, which yields MATSHESLTLQLQQQERLHHLLSSLLNRFLTTEIADFKKRVDQSLAELGHYFAVDRVYVFDYDFTNQVCHNTFEWCAEGITAEIANLQDVPIDVLPEWVNTHVAGETMYIPLVVDLPEDNAVRAILEPQSIQSLLAVPMMQGEMCQGFVGFDSVVTERTYTEYEQQALQDFSNALLGAVERHRIEASREEAQRVLAQREKELIDYQEGLVRTLLRLSALRNNETGNHIERVQDLSTLFASILYEHHHPDVSLLFIEGIRLAAPLHDIGKISVPDSILLKANTLSDEEWVLMRDHVYVGGEVLKDLQAQFPQNYFIQMAYHIALYHHERWDGTGYIKGLKGEEIPLEARIVTIIDVYDALRTVRPYKSAFSHEDAIATMRDMHGTFDPNLFELFLLHQEEIAIMFDQTFKAH from the coding sequence GTGGCAACTTCGCATGAATCATTGACGTTACAGTTACAACAACAAGAGCGACTTCATCACCTGCTTTCGTCACTCCTCAATCGCTTTTTGACGACAGAGATTGCGGATTTCAAAAAGCGGGTTGACCAGTCGCTAGCCGAACTCGGACATTACTTTGCGGTCGACCGCGTCTATGTGTTTGATTACGATTTCACGAATCAAGTCTGTCATAACACGTTCGAATGGTGCGCCGAAGGGATCACAGCCGAGATCGCCAATCTTCAAGACGTGCCAATCGACGTATTGCCGGAGTGGGTCAACACGCACGTGGCGGGCGAGACAATGTATATTCCTCTTGTAGTTGACTTGCCAGAAGACAATGCAGTCCGCGCAATCCTCGAACCACAGTCGATTCAAAGTCTGCTCGCGGTCCCGATGATGCAAGGGGAGATGTGTCAGGGATTTGTCGGATTCGATTCCGTTGTAACAGAGCGAACGTACACGGAATATGAACAACAAGCGTTACAAGACTTTAGTAACGCCCTTCTTGGAGCGGTCGAACGCCATCGGATCGAGGCGAGCCGGGAAGAAGCACAGCGTGTTCTCGCGCAGCGTGAGAAAGAATTGATCGATTATCAAGAAGGGCTCGTTCGGACGCTTTTACGCCTATCGGCTCTCCGTAACAATGAGACGGGGAACCATATCGAACGGGTGCAGGATTTATCGACGTTATTTGCGTCGATTTTATATGAACACCATCATCCAGATGTCTCACTGCTATTCATCGAAGGGATTCGACTAGCGGCACCGCTCCATGACATCGGCAAAATTTCGGTCCCGGACTCAATCCTACTGAAGGCGAATACATTATCCGATGAGGAATGGGTCCTTATGCGTGACCACGTGTATGTCGGAGGCGAAGTATTAAAAGATTTGCAGGCTCAGTTCCCTCAAAATTACTTCATCCAAATGGCCTATCATATCGCGCTCTATCATCATGAACGCTGGGATGGGACTGGGTATATTAAAGGGTTGAAAGGTGAAGAGATTCCACTTGAAGCGCGGATTGTCACGATTATCGACGTGTATGATGCACTCAGGACCGTCCGGCCTTATAAATCTGCCTTTTCACACGAAGACGCGATTGCGACAATGCGAGACATGCACGGGACGTTCGATCCGAACTTGTTCGAACTGTTCCTCCTTCATCAAGAAGAGATTGCGATTATGTTTGATCAGACATTTAAAGCACACTGA
- the ribD gene encoding bifunctional diaminohydroxyphosphoribosylaminopyrimidine deaminase/5-amino-6-(5-phosphoribosylamino)uracil reductase RibD, with protein MKQYMEQAIQLAKSADGQTGVNPLVGAVLVKDGRIVGMGAHLKAGEPHAEVHAIRMAGPAAYGATLYVTLEPCSHQGKTPPCANLIVESGIKRVIVAMKDPNPLVAGNGIIRLQTAGIEVEVGLLEEEARALNPAFLRSLETKRPYVILKTATSLDGKVALETGESQWVTSPEARRDVHELRATVDAILTGIGTVLADDPSLTVRLGHETRQPKRVVLDRDLRLPFASTLARTAEDVPVLLFTSSDEAERRERAQAVGVELFDYTSLGMVLETLYANGIGRVLIEAGPTLVTSLLDGGYVDEWVAYQSPRVFGGKHGVYRSQQVGSIEDISRFMIHQVETVGPDLKVVLRKGAF; from the coding sequence ATGAAACAGTACATGGAACAGGCCATTCAATTGGCCAAATCAGCCGATGGTCAAACCGGTGTCAATCCGCTCGTCGGTGCCGTGCTCGTCAAAGACGGACGCATCGTCGGAATGGGTGCCCATCTCAAGGCGGGCGAACCACATGCAGAGGTCCATGCCATCCGGATGGCTGGTCCCGCTGCATACGGGGCGACATTATATGTCACGCTCGAACCGTGCTCGCATCAAGGCAAGACGCCGCCGTGCGCAAATCTGATCGTGGAATCGGGCATCAAACGTGTCATCGTCGCCATGAAGGATCCGAACCCGCTCGTTGCGGGCAATGGGATTATTCGTCTTCAAACGGCCGGTATCGAGGTCGAAGTCGGTCTGCTTGAGGAGGAGGCGCGGGCATTGAATCCCGCGTTCTTGCGGTCGCTTGAGACGAAACGACCGTATGTCATCTTGAAGACGGCGACGAGCCTCGATGGGAAAGTCGCCTTGGAGACGGGAGAGAGTCAATGGGTGACAAGCCCGGAAGCCCGTCGTGATGTGCATGAACTACGTGCCACGGTCGATGCGATTTTGACTGGGATTGGCACGGTGCTTGCGGATGATCCGTCGCTCACGGTTCGATTGGGTCATGAGACGCGTCAACCGAAACGGGTCGTGCTCGACCGTGACCTACGATTACCGTTCGCCAGTACGCTGGCCCGGACCGCAGAAGACGTCCCGGTGCTCCTCTTCACTTCGTCTGATGAAGCAGAGCGACGTGAACGAGCTCAAGCTGTCGGCGTCGAATTATTCGATTATACGTCGCTCGGTATGGTCCTCGAGACACTATACGCGAATGGAATCGGGCGTGTATTGATCGAGGCCGGTCCGACGCTCGTCACATCACTCCTTGACGGAGGCTACGTGGATGAATGGGTCGCCTATCAATCACCACGGGTGTTCGGCGGTAAACATGGCGTCTATCGCTCACAACAGGTTGGTTCGATTGAGGACATCTCCCGTTTTATGATTCATCAGGTCGAAACGGTCGGACCCGACTTGAAAGTCGTCCTTCGAAAGGGGGCGTTCTGA
- a CDS encoding homing endonuclease associated repeat-containing protein — protein MSQTLSTKSHHLSTEQQRMIHCIRLLGDLLKERPRRSVYRRFAMEQKWPSPESIIRQFGSWAEALAIAGYEWHGESTVELPDKMPKYTREDIVETLALYSRDMGSIITLKKYQQWRKLHPKAPSHYHIVKTFGSWHDACAEAGLEASVTYSKTELSDALREAIQEMGFSLSFEAYREWAKRNNKPSTKAILHRYGSWSAAVHAVESELYNTNS, from the coding sequence TTGAGTCAAACGCTATCCACTAAATCCCATCACTTGTCCACCGAACAGCAAAGGATGATCCATTGCATCCGCCTTCTCGGGGACTTGCTGAAGGAACGTCCACGCCGGTCTGTCTACCGTCGCTTCGCGATGGAACAGAAATGGCCATCCCCTGAATCCATCATTCGTCAGTTCGGGTCATGGGCTGAGGCACTTGCCATCGCAGGCTATGAATGGCATGGAGAATCTACTGTCGAATTGCCAGACAAAATGCCGAAGTATACACGTGAGGACATCGTCGAGACGCTCGCACTTTATTCGCGAGACATGGGCTCGATTATCACCTTGAAGAAGTATCAGCAATGGCGAAAGCTCCATCCGAAGGCACCGAGCCATTATCATATCGTCAAAACGTTCGGTTCGTGGCATGATGCCTGTGCCGAAGCGGGCCTTGAGGCGAGTGTGACCTATTCGAAAACAGAACTATCCGATGCTCTTCGTGAAGCCATTCAAGAAATGGGATTTTCGCTTTCATTCGAAGCGTATCGTGAATGGGCGAAGCGGAATAACAAACCTTCAACAAAAGCCATTTTACATCGCTATGGCTCCTGGTCAGCCGCTGTTCATGCGGTTGAATCTGAACTTTATAATACGAACTCATAA